AAGGCGATGGAGGTCGACTCCCTCACCGAGCTGCACATCGTCAACGGCCTGCACCCGACGCTGCCCTGGCGCTACTACCCGCGCAGCCTGCGGGAGCTGAAGGCGGCGCTGCCGAACGTCTCGCTGAAGGCCTTCACGGCGACCGAGATCCACTGGTTCGAGCGGATCAGCGGGCTGTCCGCCGACGAGATCCTGGACGAGCTGATCGACGCCGGTCTGGAGTCGCTGACCGGCGGCGGCGCCGAGATCTTCGACTGGGAGGTGCGCCAGCACATCGTCGACCACGACACCCACTGGGAGGACTGGTCGCGGATCCACCGCCTGGCGCACGCCAAGGGCCTCAAGACCCCGGCGACGATGCTCTACGGCCACATCGAGGAGCCCCGCCACCGGGTCGACCACGTGCTGCGCCTGCGCGAGCTCCAGGACGAGACCGGCGGCTTCCAGGTCTTCATCCCGTTGCGCTACCAGCACGACTTCCACGACTCCAAGGACGGCGTCGTGCGCAACAGGCTGATGGCCCGTACGGAGATGGCGACCGGCGCCGAGGCGCTGAAGACCTTCGCGGTCTCCCGGCTGCTGTTCGACAACGTCCCGCACGTGAAGGTGTTCTGGGTGATGCACGGTGTCACCACCGCGCAGCTGGCGCTCAGCCACGGCGCGGACGACATGGACGGTTCGGTCGTCGAGTACAAGATCACCCATGACGCGGACAACTTCGGCACCCCGAACAAGCTCGGCCGTGACGACCTGCTCGGTCTGATCCGCGACGCGGGCTTCCGGCCGGTGGAGCGCAACACGCGCTACGAGATCATCCGCGAGTACGACGGCCCCGACTTCCAGCGCCGCGAGACCCCGCAGGCCATGCGTCTGTGACCTGCGCGGACCGCTGCCCCCGGCGCCTTCCGAGCGCCGGGGGCAGCGGTCCGTCCCGGCACCGGTTCGCCCGATGGGTTTCCCAACCGGCCTCGGATTTGGCAGGATCGGCGGCATGTCCGGATCCCATCGTGCCCCCACACCACCTCCGGCCGGCGCTCCGGAGGCCGGACCGGGGCCGTACGGGGAGCAGGGCGGCCACCCGTCGTACGGGCAGCCGCAGGCCCCGTACGAGGTGTACCAGGAGCCGTACGGGACGCCGGGGCAGCCGTACCAGCAGCCCTACGCGGCGACGTACGAGACGTACGGGCAGCCGTACGAGACGTACGGTCAGTCGTACCAGCAGCCCCAGGAGGCGTACGGGCAGCCGTACCAGCAGCCCCAGGGCATGCCGGAGCCCCACCAGCAGGTGTACGCGCCGTACGAGCCGCAGGCCCGCCGACCGTACGAGGCGTACGAGCCACAGGTTCATCAGCCGTACGAGGTGTACGAGCCGTACGAGCCGTACGCGGTGCACGGGGGTGAGGACGAGGCCGACGGCCTGTACCCGGCCGAACCCGAGCCCGCGTTCGCCGCCGCTTTCGCCCCGGCCGCCGAGCCGGTCTTCGCCGGCGCGCAGGCCGACGCCGCTCGGGGCGTCACCGCTCGGGCCGGTACCGCTCAGGCCGCCGGCCCCGCCGGGCCGCCGGCGCCGCGTTCGGCGGGCCGACGCCGCAAGGCCAAGAAGAAGACCCACGGGCGCGCCCTGACGGCGGGCACCGCCCTGCTGGTCGCCGCCGCCGCCGGCTGGTACACCCTGGGTTCCGCCGGGGCACCGACCAGCGTCTCCGCCGCCGACGGCGCCCCGGAGCCGACCGCGGCACCGGACCAGGCGCCCGCCGGCGACCGGACGGCCGGGGACACCGCGCACACCGGCACCCCGGCCGCCGACCGCAGCCAGAGCCGGGCCGACGGCTCGCTCACCGCGATACCCGGTCTCGGCGCCGCGTTCACCGCCAGGATCCCGGCCACCACCAACCAGGTGGTGCTGGCCTCCGGCAAGGGCAAGGACGCCAACGACACCACCGTCACCCTGTGGACCCGCACCGCCGAGGGCCGCTGGCTGGCCGGCGAGGCCTGGGCGGGCCACAACGCCTACAAGGGCTGGACGACCGACCACAACGAGGGCGACCTGCGCAGCCCGATCGGCGTCTTCACGCTGACCGACGCGGGCGGCCGGGACGCGGACCCGGGCAGCAAGCTGCCGTACGACAAGGACTCGAACTTCGTGGTCGGCGGGACGGGTTTCCAGGGCGAACCGCTCGCCGGCTCCTTCGACTACGTCATCGCGATCAACTACAACCGGGTGCCCGGCAACTCCCCGCTGGACAAGCGGCGCCCCGACGGCGGCTCCAAGGGCGGCGGGATCTGGATCCACGTCGACCACGGCGGCCCGACCCACGGCTGCGTCTCCGTCCCCGAGGACAAGATGGCCGTTCTGCTGCGGACCCTCGACCCGGCGGCCAACCCGGTGATCGTGATGGGCGACGCGGCCTCGCTGGCGGCCTGAGCACCGAATATCGGTGTTCGCTGCGCCCGTCACCGGACCGGTCGCGCCAAGGGCTGTTGTCCGGCCTCTACAGCATCCGGGGGTGGATCCTGTAGCCGGTCGCGACCGGATGACCCGCCGGTAACCGGGTTGAGTGGGTATATGAGCGGATCCCGCATTGTTGCCCTGGGCCACTACCAGCCTCCCAAGGTCATGACCAACGCCGACCTGGCGACGCTGGTGGACACCGACGACGAGTGGATCCGCAGCCGGGTGGGAATCCGTACCCGGCACATCGCGGAGGGCGAGACCCTGGTGGACCTCGCCACCGAGGCGGCCCAGAAGGCGCTGGCCAACAGCGGCCGAGCGGCCGCCGACGTCGACCTGGTGGTGGTCGCCACCTGCACCGCCGTCGAGCGCAGCCCCAACACGGCCGCGGCCGTCGCGGCCCGCCTGGGCGTGCCCGCACCCGCCGCGTACGACATCAACACGGTCTGTTCCGGCTTCTCCTACGCACTGGCCACCGCCGACCACGCGATCAGGGCCGGCGCCGCCCGCCTGGCCCTGGTGATCGGGGCGGAGCGGATGTCGGACACGCTCGACTGGACCGACCGCACCACCTGCGTGATCTTCGGCGACGGCGCGGGCGCGGCCGTGGTGGAGGCGCAGGAGGAGGGGGCGGAGCCCGGCATCGGTCCGGTCGTCTGGGGTTCGGAGCCGGAGCGGGGCGACGCCGTGGTGATCACCGGCTGGGATCCGGTGATCAGCCAGCAGGGTCAGTCGGTGTTCCGCTGGGCCACCACCAAGATCGCGCCGCTGGCCCGGCAGGCCTGCGAGAAGGCGGGGATCGACCCGGCCGACCTGAAGGGCTTCGTGCCGCACCAGGCGAACCTGCGGATCATCGACGCGATCGCCGGCAAGCTCGGGGCGCCCGACGCGGTGGTCGCCCGCGACGTGGTCGACTCCGGCAACACCTCCGCCGCGTCCATCCCGCTGGCGTTCTCCAAGCTGGTGGAGCGCGGCGAGCTGTCCTCCGGCGACCCGGTGCTGCTCTTCGGCTTCGGCGGCGGCCTGGCGTACGCGGGACAGGTCGTCCGCTGCCCCTAGGCGCCCGGCTGCCCCACGGGGCCCTCACACGCCCGTCCTGGCCCCCGAGGGCCCGGACGCGCACATGCCGGTGGGCGGGACCCTCGCGGGTACCCGCCCACCGGCATGTCTGGCGCACTGCGGTACGTCGGCGAACCTCCCCCGAGGACACGGCCGCCGTCCGTCTGTCCCCGGACAGGAGGCCGGGGATGTGCGCGAAGCGGATGGCTGAATAGTGGGGCTGGCTACTTGGGCGGCTTCTTGCCGGTGACACCCAGGTACACCAGAGGGGCGAGGTTGGGCTTCAGGTCCTTGACCTTGACGCCCCAGGCCGTGAAGGCCTTACCGTGCTCCGCGGCCGAGGCGAGCAGCGAGATCAGGGCGCCGGAGACGGCGGCCGGATCCAGCGACTTGTCGGCCTGGCCCTTGGCCTGGAGATCCCTGACGGCTTCCGTGAGCGGTTTGGCGACCGCGTTGAGGACGGTCATGCGGATCTTGAAGAACCGCTTGTCCCCTTCCGCGGCACCGAGCGTGACCACTCGGAGAATGGCGTCGTTCTTGCGCCAGAAGGCGAGGAATCCGTCCACCAGTTCTTCCGAAGTGGTGGCGCCGGTTTTTCCCGCCCAGGACTTTCCTGCGACGAGCTCTTTGAGCCCTTCGCTGTCCTTGGCCATTTCCTCGGCGATCTCAAGGACAGCGCCCTCGACATCCGGGAAGTACTGGTAGAAGGTCGCGGGGGAGGTACCCGCCATACGGGCGACGTCGATGACCTTGACGTCCCGATACGGCGACGTGCTGAGCATCTCGCGGAGGCAGTCGAGCAGCTTTTGCCGCGTCTCCTGTCCGCGTCGCCCGGCGACGCGACCGTCGACGGTGCGAACTTGTCCTGTCATGCCGTCAGCTTACCGTGGCCCGATCTTGGCGCGATTCGGTGATGCGACTATTACTCCGCCCGGGGGGTGGTATACGGGCGCGAAACAGGCCGCTGTGGATATTCCGTGTGCTCCGGCGGCGCTGAATGAATCCCCCCCGTGAGCTGATGGCGTCACAGCGTGACGACCGGTCCGCTGAGGGCAGGTCGGGTGGCGCTCCGTAACCTTGGGTGAGCCGCCGTGCCGGTGAGTGGGGACTCGGAGGGGGCGTCAGAATCCAGCCAGATCCTCGGCCTCGGACAGCGGCGCCGCGCGGGACTCCGGCCGGGCGCCACGGGCGGGGGAGGTTGGATCTGGGCCCGGCGGCATTGGACAATCGGGACCGGCGTCCCTTCGTGGGTGCCGGGAGACGGGGAGGTGGCAGCGGAGTGGACCAGCTGACGGCGCACGATCCGAGGCGGATCGGGCCCTTCGAGGTGCTGGGGCGGCTCGGGGCGGGCGGGATGGGCCTGGTCTACCTGGCGCGCTCCGCGTCCGGCCGACGGGTCGCCATCAAGACCGTCCGGGGGGAGCTGGCCGAGGACGAGCTGTTCCGGGTCCGTTTCGCCCGTGAGATCGCGGCCGCCAAGACCGTCGGCGGGTTCTACACGGCCGCCGTGGTGGACGCGGACGCGGACGCCCGGGTGCCCTGGCTGGCCACCGCGTACGTGCCCGCGCCCTCCCTGGAGGACCTGGTCGGCGAGTGCGGGCCGCTCCCGGTCGGCGCCGTGCGCTGGCTGATCGCGGGCATCGCCGAGGCGTTGCAGTCGATCCACGCGGTCGGGCTGGTGCACCGCGACCTCAAGCCCTCCAACGTGCTGGTGGTGGAGGACGGCCCGCGGGTGATCGACTTCGGGATCGCCGCCGGGGTCTCGCACACCCGGCTCACCATGACCAACGTCGCGGTCGGCACCCCCGCGTACATGTCGCCCGAGCAGGCCCGCGACAGTCGCAGTGTCACCGGGGCCAGCGACATCTTCTCGCTCGGCTCGCTGCTGGTCTTCTGCGCCACCGGGCACCCGCCGTACCGGGGCGGCAACCCGGTGGAGACGGTCTTCCAGCTGCTGCGCGAGCAGCCGGACCTCTCCGGTCTGCCGGTCGAGCTGGTGGACCTCGTCCGGGCCTGCATGCGCCCGGCGGCGGAGCACCGGCCCACGCCCGCCCAGATCCAGGCGGAGCTGGCCCCGCACCTGTTCTCCCGCGACGACGCCTCCGGCGAGGCGGGGGACTGGCTGCCGCCGAACGCGCTGGACCTGATCGAGCGCAAGCGCAGCCGGCGTCAGCCCGCCGCGGCCCAGGCGCCCGCCGTGCCCGCGCAGCCCGCCGCGCCCGCCCTGCCCGCCCCGCCCGCGCCCGGGCGGCCGGTCGGCCCCGCCGACCCGCGCACCGCCCAGCACGGCCGCCCGGGGCCCGGGCACGCCGCGCCCCCGTCCGTCGGACCGGCCGGCGCGGGGCCGGACGGGGAGGCCGCCACGGAGAAGATCGCCGCCCGCCGCCACGGCGCCCCCGCCCCCGCGGGCGGGAGCGCCGTCGAGGTCCGGCTCTCCGGCGCCTCGGTCCGGATAGGGCCGGGGCCCCGGGCCGAGCAGAGCGGCCCCGGGGCCGCCCCGGCCGAGACGGACTGGGTGCGCCGCGCCGCCGTCCCGCCGCCGGCCAGGGCCACCCGCTGGCGGCCCTGGCGCTTCCGGATGTCCAACGACGTCTGGGGCACGCCGGTGGTCGCCGACGGCACCCTGTTCGTCTCCAGCTTCGAGGTGCACGCCCTCGACATCGGCTCGGGCGAGCGCCGCTACAAGACCCGCGACGTCGCCTGGGCGATGGCCGTGGACGCGGGGCGGGTGCACGCCGCCGACGGCCCGCACCTCTACACCGTGGACGTCGCCGACGGCACCGAGCGCTGGCGCAACTCCCTGGACGGCTGGGTCTTCTCGCTGGACGCCGCCGACGGGGTGCTCTGCTGCGGCATCAGGGGCGGCGGCGTCCAGCTGCGCTCGGCCGCGAACGGCGCCGAGCTCTGGCGGGCCGACGACGCCCAGCAGGACTACGAGAACCCGCAGTCGGGCCCGGCCCTGGTGGGCGGCGCCGCGTACTACTACGGCGGCGGACGGCTGCGCTGCGTGGACCCGCGCGGAGCCGGCCTGCGCTGGTCGTTCCCGGTCGGCGAGGACGTCCCGTCCCGCCCGGTCGAGCGGGCCGGCGTGCTGTACGTGACGGCCGGGACGAGGGTCTACGCGCTGGACGCCGTGAGCGGCGCCGAGCGCTGGCGCTTCGAGGCCCCCGTGGTGCTGTTCACCCCGCCCGCGCTGGACGGTTCGGCGGTGTACGTGGCGGACTACCTCGGCACGGTCTACGCCCTGGAGGTCTCCACCGGGCGGGACCGCTGGCGCGGGCGCACCGGCAGCCGGCAGGGCGCCGAACCGGTGATCGTCGCCGACGGCACCGTGCTGATCGGCAGCGGGGACTGCCTGCACGCCTTCGACACCGCCAGCGGGCAGGAGCGGTGGCGCTACACCGCGCGGGGCGAGATCGTCGGCTCCCCGGCGGTCGCGGACGGCCTGGTGCACCTCGGCAGCCGGGACCACTCGCTGCACACGCTCGACCTGGCGACCGGTCAGCTGCGCTGGGAGCTCGGCACCAAGGGCGAGCTGACCGGCTCCCCGGTGGCGGTCGGCGGCCGGGTCTTCGTCGGCAGCAAGGACCGCTGCGTCTACGCGTTGGACGCCTACTACGGCACGGCCGTGCCGCAGTAGGGCGCCGGATGCCGAAGGGGCCCGCCCCTTCGGCATCCGGTACGGGTGACCGCTACCGGCGCGCCTGCGGGTGGCGGCTGCACCAGCCGTCCCAGGCGGAGGCCACCATCTCCTCGACGCCGTGGCGGGCGTTCCAGTCCAGCTCCTTGTGGATCAGGTCGGCGGAGGCCACCACCCGGGCCGGGTCGCCCGCGCGGCGCGGGGTGACCTCGCCGGTCGCGTCGTAGCCCGTCACCCGGCCGATCACGTCGAGCATCTCCTTGACCGAGACGCCCTCGCCGCGGCCGATGTTCAGGATCAGCGAGGTCTCGCCGGCCGGGGCGCCGGCCATCCGGCGGGCCGCCGCGACGTGGGCCGAGGCGATGTCCGAGACGTGGATGAAGTCACGTACGCAGGTGCCGTCCGGCGTGGGGTAGTCGTCGCCGAAGATGCGCGGGGCCTGCCCGTTCGTCAGCCGTTCGAACACCATCGGGACCAGGTTGTAGACGCCCGCGTCGGAGAGCTCCGGCGAGGCCGCGCCGGCCACGTTGAAGTAGCGCAGGGACACCGTCGACATGCCGAAGGCCCTGCCGGTGGCCGAGACCAGCCACTCGCCGGCCAGCTTGGTCTCGCCGTACGGGCTCATCGGCGCGCAGGGGGTGTCCTCGGTGACCAGGTCGACGTCCGGCATCCCGTAGACGGCGGCGGAGGAGGAGAAGAGGAAGTTCTTCACCCCGCCCTCGGCGGCCGCCTCCAGCACGGTCTGCAGGCCGGTGACGTTCTCCCGGTAGTAGAAGAGCGGCTTCTCCACCGACTCGCCGACCTGCTTCTTCGCGGCGAAGTGCAGGACACCGGTGACCGCGTGGTCGCGGATGGCGGCGTCCAGCACGGCCCGGTCCAGCGTCGAACCCTCGATCAGGGCGACGCCCTCGGGCAGCCGGGTGCGGTCCCCGGTGCTGAAGTCGTCCAGCACGGCGACCCGCTCCCCGGCCTCGATGAGCTGCCGCAGAACGTGCCCGCCGATGTATCCGGCCCCGCCGGTAATCAACCAAGTCATGGCCGCATCCTAGGCGGTCGACATTGCGGCCCGGAGCGTGGCGAGTCGGCTCGTTGATTCGGACAAAAAGGTGAAATGCTGACAAAAAACCGGGCCCTCGCCCCTCGTCCGTCCACCGACCCGGCCCCCACGCCGCGCGGTGCCGCGAGGCGCTCCCGCCCGGGGCCCGACCATGCGCGCACGGAACCGGAGGCAGCCAAGGTGCACCCCAAGAAGGAACCCACCCGCCCGATCCCGGCAGGTCCGCGCCCCACCGGTCCCAAGGTCCACACCAGCCGTCTGCTGACCGCCGGCGCCGTCACCGTGGCGGCCGCGCTGGCCGTGACGGGCTGCAGCAGCGGCTCCTCCTCGTCCGGCTCCTCCTCGCCCGCCGCCTCCTCCACCGGCTCGGCCTCCGCCGCCTCGGCGGGGGGCAACCAGCTGCAGGACGACTACCAGCGGGTGATCGGCGACGTGCTGCCGTCGGTGGTGCAGATCACCACGGCCAACGGCCTGGGATCGGGCATCGTCTACGACGGCAAGGGCAACATCGTCACCAACGCCCACGTGGTCGGGAGCGCCACGACCATGACGGTCACGCTGGCCAACAGCAGCAAGTCGCTGGACGCCACCCTGGTCGCCAGCTATCCGGACTCCGACCTCGCGGTGATCAAGCTCAACAGCCCGCCGAGCGGCCTCAAGCCGGCGGCCTTCGGGGACAGCAAGAAGGTCGAGCTGGGTCAGATCACCCTGGCCATGGGCAGTCCGCTCGGCCTCTCCAGCAGCGTCACCCAGGGCATCGTCTCGGCGACCGGCCGCACCGTCTCGGAGCCGGCGAGCGAGGGCTCGCCGGGCGCCACCATCAGCAACATGGTGCAGACCTCGGCCGCCATCAACCCCGGCAACAGCGGCGGAGCACTGGTCAACCTGGACAGCCAGGTGATCGGCATCAACACGCTCGCGGCCACCGAGCCCGACACCAACGGCGGCGTCGCCCCCGGCATCGGCTTCGCCATCCCGGCGGCCACCATCACCAGCATCGCCGACCAGCTGATCAAGGACGGCAAGGTCACCAACTCCGGCCGGGCCGCGCTCGGCATCACCGCCCGGACGATCTTCG
The sequence above is drawn from the Kitasatospora sp. NBC_00315 genome and encodes:
- a CDS encoding S1C family serine protease — encoded protein: MTAGAVTVAAALAVTGCSSGSSSSGSSSPAASSTGSASAASAGGNQLQDDYQRVIGDVLPSVVQITTANGLGSGIVYDGKGNIVTNAHVVGSATTMTVTLANSSKSLDATLVASYPDSDLAVIKLNSPPSGLKPAAFGDSKKVELGQITLAMGSPLGLSSSVTQGIVSATGRTVSEPASEGSPGATISNMVQTSAAINPGNSGGALVNLDSQVIGINTLAATEPDTNGGVAPGIGFAIPAATITSIADQLIKDGKVTNSGRAALGITARTIFDSGFQPAGAVIVSITAGGPAASAGLQVGDVITKLGDTQITTLNSLTTALASLSPGSKVTVTYTRDGQSKTADVTLGTLPSS
- a CDS encoding PQQ-binding-like beta-propeller repeat protein; amino-acid sequence: MDQLTAHDPRRIGPFEVLGRLGAGGMGLVYLARSASGRRVAIKTVRGELAEDELFRVRFAREIAAAKTVGGFYTAAVVDADADARVPWLATAYVPAPSLEDLVGECGPLPVGAVRWLIAGIAEALQSIHAVGLVHRDLKPSNVLVVEDGPRVIDFGIAAGVSHTRLTMTNVAVGTPAYMSPEQARDSRSVTGASDIFSLGSLLVFCATGHPPYRGGNPVETVFQLLREQPDLSGLPVELVDLVRACMRPAAEHRPTPAQIQAELAPHLFSRDDASGEAGDWLPPNALDLIERKRSRRQPAAAQAPAVPAQPAAPALPAPPAPGRPVGPADPRTAQHGRPGPGHAAPPSVGPAGAGPDGEAATEKIAARRHGAPAPAGGSAVEVRLSGASVRIGPGPRAEQSGPGAAPAETDWVRRAAVPPPARATRWRPWRFRMSNDVWGTPVVADGTLFVSSFEVHALDIGSGERRYKTRDVAWAMAVDAGRVHAADGPHLYTVDVADGTERWRNSLDGWVFSLDAADGVLCCGIRGGGVQLRSAANGAELWRADDAQQDYENPQSGPALVGGAAYYYGGGRLRCVDPRGAGLRWSFPVGEDVPSRPVERAGVLYVTAGTRVYALDAVSGAERWRFEAPVVLFTPPALDGSAVYVADYLGTVYALEVSTGRDRWRGRTGSRQGAEPVIVADGTVLIGSGDCLHAFDTASGQERWRYTARGEIVGSPAVADGLVHLGSRDHSLHTLDLATGQLRWELGTKGELTGSPVAVGGRVFVGSKDRCVYALDAYYGTAVPQ
- a CDS encoding TetR family transcriptional regulator, translated to MTGQVRTVDGRVAGRRGQETRQKLLDCLREMLSTSPYRDVKVIDVARMAGTSPATFYQYFPDVEGAVLEIAEEMAKDSEGLKELVAGKSWAGKTGATTSEELVDGFLAFWRKNDAILRVVTLGAAEGDKRFFKIRMTVLNAVAKPLTEAVRDLQAKGQADKSLDPAAVSGALISLLASAAEHGKAFTAWGVKVKDLKPNLAPLVYLGVTGKKPPK
- a CDS encoding beta-ketoacyl-ACP synthase III, whose protein sequence is MSGSRIVALGHYQPPKVMTNADLATLVDTDDEWIRSRVGIRTRHIAEGETLVDLATEAAQKALANSGRAAADVDLVVVATCTAVERSPNTAAAVAARLGVPAPAAYDINTVCSGFSYALATADHAIRAGAARLALVIGAERMSDTLDWTDRTTCVIFGDGAGAAVVEAQEEGAEPGIGPVVWGSEPERGDAVVITGWDPVISQQGQSVFRWATTKIAPLARQACEKAGIDPADLKGFVPHQANLRIIDAIAGKLGAPDAVVARDVVDSGNTSAASIPLAFSKLVERGELSSGDPVLLFGFGGGLAYAGQVVRCP
- the mqnE gene encoding aminofutalosine synthase MqnE; protein product: MDAGLKRELEAKVYAGERLTREDGVALYGSDDLAWLGGLAHHVRTRKNGDVVHFNVNRHLNMTNVCAASCAYCSFQRKPGEKDAYTMRIEEAVRLAKAMEVDSLTELHIVNGLHPTLPWRYYPRSLRELKAALPNVSLKAFTATEIHWFERISGLSADEILDELIDAGLESLTGGGAEIFDWEVRQHIVDHDTHWEDWSRIHRLAHAKGLKTPATMLYGHIEEPRHRVDHVLRLRELQDETGGFQVFIPLRYQHDFHDSKDGVVRNRLMARTEMATGAEALKTFAVSRLLFDNVPHVKVFWVMHGVTTAQLALSHGADDMDGSVVEYKITHDADNFGTPNKLGRDDLLGLIRDAGFRPVERNTRYEIIREYDGPDFQRRETPQAMRL
- the galE gene encoding UDP-glucose 4-epimerase GalE, with the protein product MTWLITGGAGYIGGHVLRQLIEAGERVAVLDDFSTGDRTRLPEGVALIEGSTLDRAVLDAAIRDHAVTGVLHFAAKKQVGESVEKPLFYYRENVTGLQTVLEAAAEGGVKNFLFSSSAAVYGMPDVDLVTEDTPCAPMSPYGETKLAGEWLVSATGRAFGMSTVSLRYFNVAGAASPELSDAGVYNLVPMVFERLTNGQAPRIFGDDYPTPDGTCVRDFIHVSDIASAHVAAARRMAGAPAGETSLILNIGRGEGVSVKEMLDVIGRVTGYDATGEVTPRRAGDPARVVASADLIHKELDWNARHGVEEMVASAWDGWCSRHPQARR
- a CDS encoding L,D-transpeptidase family protein, translating into MSGSHRAPTPPPAGAPEAGPGPYGEQGGHPSYGQPQAPYEVYQEPYGTPGQPYQQPYAATYETYGQPYETYGQSYQQPQEAYGQPYQQPQGMPEPHQQVYAPYEPQARRPYEAYEPQVHQPYEVYEPYEPYAVHGGEDEADGLYPAEPEPAFAAAFAPAAEPVFAGAQADAARGVTARAGTAQAAGPAGPPAPRSAGRRRKAKKKTHGRALTAGTALLVAAAAGWYTLGSAGAPTSVSAADGAPEPTAAPDQAPAGDRTAGDTAHTGTPAADRSQSRADGSLTAIPGLGAAFTARIPATTNQVVLASGKGKDANDTTVTLWTRTAEGRWLAGEAWAGHNAYKGWTTDHNEGDLRSPIGVFTLTDAGGRDADPGSKLPYDKDSNFVVGGTGFQGEPLAGSFDYVIAINYNRVPGNSPLDKRRPDGGSKGGGIWIHVDHGGPTHGCVSVPEDKMAVLLRTLDPAANPVIVMGDAASLAA